The genomic stretch CTCAAAGGTCTTATGATCTGGCCTTGGTGACGAAGTTTGATTCCTTAGAGGACCTGAAGGCTTATCAAACACATCCCGTTCATGTTGAAGTATTAAAATATCTGACCACAGTCACAGAATCGATAGTAACAGCAGACTATGAATCATCAGAATAAATGATATTTTGAGTTTTTACGGTTTTGTTGGTGGGGAAGCTGCTTAAGCCACTTCCCTACCAATTAGCTCGGCTTACAGATGGTCATTACCTTTACTATATAGAAAGATGGAGGGCGATTCCTATGGGCAATTGGGTAATCGCAGCACTTTTGATATTGGGGTATTTTTTTTTCTGTGGACACAGAAAACTAAAAGAAATTAAAAGAGTCGAAACGATGGTAAAAGCGGAGAATAAAAATATGGAAGTTTTTGG from Bacillota bacterium encodes the following:
- a CDS encoding Dabb family protein, whose product is MIVHIVLLKLIDPSPENATLARDLLLNMKGKIPSLRYLETGINIVPTQRSYDLALVTKFDSLEDLKAYQTHPVHVEVLKYLTTVTESIVTADYESSE